atatttaaaattagtttagagtatattcataattttaataaaaataagaatagattagtaaataatatttgtattaagTATTAAGAGCATTTTCACAATTTCATTAAAAAGGCAAATCAGTAATTTATCATGAAACGAAATATTTACATTAACAGAATTCACAAACGGATATAAAATGAACTTTTCATacttaaaaaatggaaaatcgACGTTTTATTTGCCGAATATTAACATGTAATGTAGCATTGATTAAACTTTATAGTCTCGTCGCTataaaaaactgaattttttgcATTTGAAGGGTTAtgttaaaaagattttatacaTCAGTTTTGCAAAGATAATCCATTGCCACCGAAACTAGCTAAAACGAACCGTTTTGTAAAGGTTTAAAAGGTGTTAAGCTTTACAGTATATGGTTCTTGTATCACAAGAATTTGCACACAGATTtatattaatgaataaaattatgtgtaaaaataaatctttctaacttaattatataaattgagataGTAACTTTTGATTAGGTGATgtgattattgattttttttcttatttgaaaatCACTAAATTAAATGCAACTGCATAAAAttgtttatacaatttgtttatatatatatatatagttgccaaattttgaaatatatatattatgcatcaaaatacaaaaagataataaaaattaaataataatcttataaaCTCCCGCAAGCTCCCGTAAAAAAGatccaaattaaaaattctttctcACCTATGGATCCATAACATAAACAACTATAAATAGATTCaatactactactactactactactattattatttttaatttattataactcCCTGTCAAAccaaaagggaagaaaaaattgAGATCAAAGACTTGTCGAACTCCAATGAGAAATTTACCTAGGTGGCAACCACAATTGGAGCTGGTGATGATTGTGGGCATTTTTCATGTACTCTCCAAGGTTTGACTTTAACATGTTGTGAGTCTTGCAGGGAAGTTTCCAATTGTACTAGTTTAAGCCAAAGTGGAGTTTTGTGAATTGTGACTTAAACGATTATGAGTGCATTAGCTTTATTGTCTTTTGCTATTATAAGGACATAAGAGTCATTCCAGATGCCAGATTTTTCTAGACTTTGGTATAAAAACCAAAGTGTTTTGCTCTCTTAAAACACATTACTAGGGTTTTGATCTATAGAGAAAATCCACTGGATTTCTTTGATTTAATGGTTCAATTGTCAAGTCTATGTGTTATATATTTGTTGATACTTGATTTCAAAACATACTACTGCTTGGATAGTTTAAATTGAAGATCGTTGGTGCAATAAGTTGTATCTTTTCGATTAATAGTAAATTAGACCAGAAATTTCCTTTGTCTTAAATGTAGGGTTTTGATTTGAAGACCCAAACCAAGCAAATATCCTTGCTATTGCTTGATTGCAAGTTTCTTTAAATTCTTGTAATATAATCCTATGTAATCTTTACTAAATCTTgaattattattcaattgaaGCGATCCTAGAAGTGAGAACAATTTATATAGACAGATATAGATATAGATGATGCATCAAATTACAAATAGCTaatataaattacataataatataataaactcCCGCAAGCTCTCATTAAAAAGAGccaaattgaaaattgtttCTCGCCTGTGAACCCATAAGATAAATAACTATAAGTAGATTCAATACTACTACTCAAACCAAAAGGGAAAAATTTTGGATCAAAACTAGTCAAACTCCTATGAGAAATTTAATTAGGTGATGACCACAATTGGAGCTGGCGATGATTGTAAGCAATTTTCATGTACTCTTGAAGATATGGCATTATTGTTAAAGGATTCATCAGCAGAACGCCTCTCCAAGGAGTAAGACCATTTCATTTCCATGAAACTTCTGGTTCTCCAAGGCCCCATGTGGATTTTCTTCTCCTCCATGAATCTCTTTGCTGCATCACAAAGAATCCGCACAAGGGTCCTCAGGTACTCAGCTTTCCCTATGTAGATTTCAGGTAATTGTGCTACCAGTTTTTTGTACTCGTCAGAAGCTTTAGCAATCTCAAACTGGTCTCGAAACTCCAATTCAACTACAAATGGTAGTTGCTTCTTGCGTCCTGGGGCCACCGTTAATATTTCAATGTATTCATGTCTTCCTGCAAGTTTGAGGAAGGCAAAACAAATTAACAACCACGGAAGATCACACAAAAATGGTAGCCAAGATAGAAATAAAAACAGTGTGATTGACCTCCAGGACAGTTTTTGGTGCGTTTCCACTGGGACGTACAGAGAGAGGCATTGAATCCGTTATCACGAAGCAAATTCACTACTAATCTTCTCAGACAGTGAGTGCACCCGCCATTAACACAGCTTGCCTTCGAGCAGCTGcaaaattctctctctcttgaaaGCTCAACGATTCTCGTTACTTCTTGTCGAACCTTCTGACCTGTTAAGCTATGGCACTCCAGAATTTCCTGAATAAGTTTACACAACGTAATGCATCTTGTTGAAGAGTTTTCCATGTTCTTATCTCAtttcagcaaaaaaaaaaaaaaaaaccaatttaaatAAGACAGGCTATGTAGTGCATTCCTAATCCTAAATCTCAATTATTAAGTTGATAGTTATGTAGTGTATCCCTAACCCTAAAACAAGTTAGGTAGGGTATctcattatatacatatataattttattgaggtTCATAAGAATCCACCTCAACTTTCATTAGATAACAAATCCCTTTTAGATTTCAGAAATAACattaatataagaataatataatttttttttttttaagatttacaATTTAATCATCAAATATCTTTATAACAGGGTGTAAAATGGATATGTGAACTGTCTTCTTGGGACCTCAACTCAACTGTCATTATAAGACCTCACAAATCGCAGAATCGAAAGAATATGCCGAAATCAGATTGGCCCAGATGAATATGGaccataaatttaatacaaattgcaactttcttttatataaaatgtctcaCTTCCAACCATAAACGCGTCCTAACAAAATTGGCTTTTAAACATGCTAATAAATATTAGAGACAAGACTTATCAATTTTTGGGTCCCATCACAAAGCACTAACTATgaattttctttaaagaaaaaaattatttaatttgcttacattttttttcttttaaattcaatatgcgagctaatgaaaataattttaacaatttttttgctcatcaaccaaaaaaattaaaaaaacagagaatatcaatgcaaattatatatatatatatatatatatatataatatatatatatatatatatatatatatatatatatatatattttaatatataaattatgtatcattatttgattagatgattttgaattaataataaaatattatttaatcatataataacgtattatttatatacataattatatattttaaagtatatatatatatataatattgctccagcaaatatatatattaagatttcaaacaattacaaaattcagctaattaattaaaatataaaggtcATTAACACATATAGATAGCAATAATTAGAATACAGCtcacaaagaaattaaattattgataataacTTTCAAAATTCCCATATATATggtgataatttatttataaaaaattatatgcaaCTTTATCATTGAATATAGagattgatttaaaataatcgGACTATTAAAAACGAATtaagcaataaaaaattattattattatttcttcgTTAAACctcaaaaaaggaagaaaaataaacaaagaattaCAAACCTGAAGCAAGGCCTCTTGAGTTTCCCAGTAGATAATTTTCTCCGTCAAATCATCATTTTCGGGTCCAAAATCACCACCACCATTACCAGAACGACAAGCCTCGTCGATATCTTGAACGTAAAACACAGAAATATTCTCTTCAAGCTCAAGGCTGTCCTGCAATTCCATGAAGTTATTATTATCCCCGAGAGGCGTAATACTCTTATTATTCTCACGAAGTTTCCCCATCTTCTTGCTGTTTGTATTCTTTAATCGTCCTGTAATTTCAAGAAAGACATATGGACATGAGTCGATCACAGAAAGCAAGACAATAAGAAATCAATAgagcaagagaaagaaaaacaacatgAAGATTTTGGGGTTGGGCAGTGAAGCAAAAGAGCTCCACAAGAGTGAATAAAAATGCTTAAGAAGACTCTCTCTGTGTGAGTGTGTGTgtcttatataaataaaaacttgacccatttatttaaatttttcccGGAGAAGATTTCTTGTTAAAATGCATCCATTTAGTTTAGAAAGTGGTGAAAACACCCCTATCATAaagtttacataattttatgagaGGTTTTTTTacgtttttatataatttttaagaaggttaataatgataagattattttaatagtttttgaaaaaaatagatgGGTAAACGCCAAACAAcgtaaaatatataatattacaggTTAAGGGCGAGAGTgaattatgagttttcaaaatttgaaaaaaaaatatataatattattagtaaattttaatagaaaattttaatgatagtTGGTTTAGGGatgtaattttagatttttcaaatcttataaatgtaatttcaaaaacacattaaaacttCGATGAAAATAAGGCCTTCGggcttttttttattatttagaaattgTTAGCAAGAGctgaattaaaattgtaaattccTTTTTACTTTTactattaaaagataaaatttcacaaacttaAATCGAGTTCCACATCTTTTAAATTTGCTTTTCACCCCTCGAGTACCAAATttcatttgttatattttacGAGTGGTGCAAAGTATATGAAGATAAAATCTCAGTTTTGAATCTTGAATGATAGAACAATTATATGATATGAAGGcattaattataaagaaaagtAACTTCACTCAGCAAAATCTTACAATTAACTTAGATTGATTACACGTCAATAAATACATTAGTTGAAACtgaaagtttgagattttaattttgcatatttaatattactaatatttttttagcattTTAAACTTTACTGGAATTTCTTTTACATAATTGAAGTTTAATGCCATTTACTGATTTTCCACACATTGACCGATTGACTTCTTTTACAACAATTCTAAATTTTTggcaaaatgactatttcccgcCCAAGATTTGGTGAAATGATCCCATCCTATAGTTTGAAGAGTCTAATTTTTTAGCTGTCATccaattttgtttgatttttatttaattattgtttaattctttgttaatataatgacaaaatGTTCTTGCagttaaaaatatatcttttattttattaggatAACTAAAatgcatttataaaaataaaaatgtaattgattaatttatctTCCTGTTGTATTTAATTCACAATTTATtctctaataattataattcattgttttactttattttgaaaaatattttttctcttattttttaaaattttttccctCTTGTCATCTTCCGTTCTTCACCACCACCAAGCAAAACTAATTGTTTCTCCTTCTATCAACTTCACCACCAATCGTCGTCTATCCTATTTCTCCTCCCATCATTTTGATCACCAACAATACCATCAATGACCATCTTTCTTCTCTCATCATCTTCACCACTAGCAATACAAATTATCCTTTAGCTTTAGTCATTTTCACAATtagtcatttttcttcttttgtcttATTCACCATCATTActccattttttaattttaaggaaaatCTCTTAATGCATATAGAGTTATATTTActtgaatttaaaaagaaatgagtggaaaataaaaagggaaagataaatttacatttattaagaagaaattagtgggaGAAGAAAAGGGAAGAGACTGTAATGGGAAAATAAGTgtaagaaagaaaaggaagagagatATTAACACTTACTAAAAAGAAATTAgtggaaaaaaagaaacaataatgaaaaacagagaaaatggaaaatgacaaatatgtaagtatttgggtaaaaaaaattatatattttaattagttttcagttgttttttaatatatgttaaaatgATCATTCTACATAACATAATTGTCTAATAAAAATGGATGATGAGTGGAAAATTAGACATTTAAAACTTGAAAgtgtaaatttgtcattttatcaaaccttgggtgggaaatagtcatctTACCTAAACTTTTAGGTAACTCAAAGCATGTAGCCTAACTCgaaccttcttcttcttttctttttaattagaTTGTGATGAGTATTAATAGTTTTGGGGTTGGAAAAATGGAGATAATGTTTAGTGTGGTGGGCTTCATGATGTTGATCTTGATAATATGGGACTAAGAAGGTCAACACGGCTTTGTTTTCAATTGGGTTATCACATATCATGAGTCAATCAATGTTACAATAAACACTTTATGTCACCATAAGGAATCTTATTTTGAAAAAGATTTATGCattgtattatttatgtacattcTTGTCTTACAATTTTGTAAgacacataaaattattttacaagaataataattttttaataaataatcatatttatgcTAAATGTTAATGAGATTTTTCATCGCCCAAACTACAGCAATAACATTGAGGGTGAGCAAATTAACCCTAGTTTTTATGACAATGGtatagaatatataaaaaaaattttgaatatgaaattatttttttaagtagttGATTTTTTATCCGAGGAGTTTATGTTCATAATTATAATACTACTGATTTTGAAAGAATGCTccaacaaaatataaacaaaaattataagataaatgCCTCAAATAGaccaaaagtttcaaaaaaaattgttagatctTATCATAACTTTCTTACTTAATTTAGGATAATactcatataattttaagtattgaATATCTGACATCtgtattgaaattattatttttcatggtGAGTAGAAggcattaaataaatataactaaTAGATTACGTTTGTCTGAGCAAAAAATATCTATTCACGTTTCAAAATAtaagttattatttatgttgCCTGTCCCTTCACAGAAAAATATGTTCCTGGTAGGAAGCTAACATATAACGTTATGTTTTTATTCATcatttactttaataattattatgatttagtttttatttttcaattttatatatatacatatattagtTCATTCAACCATAAAATGTGAAATACTTTAGTGCTTTC
This is a stretch of genomic DNA from Mangifera indica cultivar Alphonso chromosome 11, CATAS_Mindica_2.1, whole genome shotgun sequence. It encodes these proteins:
- the LOC123228687 gene encoding uncharacterized protein LOC123228687, producing the protein MGKLRENNKSITPLGDNNNFMELQDSLELEENISVFYVQDIDEACRSGNGGGDFGPENDDLTEKIIYWETQEALLQEILECHSLTGQKVRQEVTRIVELSREREFCSCSKASCVNGGCTHCLRRLVVNLLRDNGFNASLCTSQWKRTKNCPGGRHEYIEILTVAPGRKKQLPFVVELEFRDQFEIAKASDEYKKLVAQLPEIYIGKAEYLRTLVRILCDAAKRFMEEKKIHMGPWRTRSFMEMKWSYSLERRSADESFNNNAISSRVHENCLQSSPAPIVVIT